In Solanum pennellii chromosome 3, SPENNV200, a single window of DNA contains:
- the LOC107013722 gene encoding 1,4-dihydroxy-2-naphthoyl-CoA thioesterase 1-like, producing the protein MEPSAKSIPIKDLLDAPLNVINFEISEISPQKIFGYFSVTEKCCNPFEVLHGGVSALIAESLASIGAYVASGFDRVAGVHVSIHHIKSANLGEIVYAEAKPLNVGKSIHVWEVNLWKNNSLILGERMLISSSRVTIKTNMPLPKNVKEAAMNIMKHAKL; encoded by the coding sequence atggagcCATCCGCAAAATCAATTCCAATCAAAGATCTTTTAGATGCACCACTTAATGTcatcaattttgaaatttcagaGATTTCTCCTCAGAAAATTTTCGGTTACTTTTCAGTGACCGAAAAATGTTGCAACCCTTTTGAGGTGTTGCATGGTGGAGTCTCGGCTCTAATAGCCGAGTCTCTGGCTAGCATAGGTGCCTACGTGGCGTCCGGATTTGATAGGGTGGCTGGAGTCCACGTCAGCATCCACCACATAAAAAGTGCAAATCTTGGTGAAATTGTGTATGCTGAGGCTAAACCTCTCAATGTTGGAAAATCAATTCATGTTTGGGAAGTGAATTTGtggaaaaataattctttaattttaggGGAAAGAATGTTGATTTCTTCATCAAGAGTTACTATCAAGACAAACATGCCTCTACCTAAAAATGTCAAAGAAGCTGCTATGAATATAATGAAGCATGCCAAGTTATAA